A single genomic interval of Christensenellaceae bacterium 44-20 harbors:
- the rimM gene encoding ribosome maturation factor RimM (Essential for efficient processing of 16S rRNA), whose translation MDYFELGQVLKPQGIRGEIKLRPYTDDLERFGALSHVFLKNGKNYEKRGVQSARVYKEFAFLKLEGTEDRNAAELLRGKRLYIDRENAVPLEEGACYIADLIGLRILDEQGNELGGIQEIMQIAGGVDVYRASGPRGGMMFPAAPGVILKKSPEEGKIVVDAARLAEVVLYD comes from the coding sequence ATGGATTATTTTGAACTGGGACAAGTGCTGAAGCCCCAAGGCATCCGAGGGGAGATTAAGCTGCGCCCCTACACAGATGATTTAGAGCGCTTCGGCGCTCTTTCTCATGTATTCCTGAAAAATGGGAAGAACTATGAGAAGCGCGGGGTGCAGAGCGCGCGGGTCTATAAGGAATTTGCTTTTCTCAAGCTGGAGGGGACGGAGGACCGCAATGCGGCAGAGCTGCTGCGCGGGAAAAGGCTCTATATTGACCGGGAAAATGCTGTTCCGCTGGAGGAAGGCGCCTGCTATATTGCCGATTTAATCGGCCTTCGCATTTTAGATGAGCAAGGCAATGAGCTGGGCGGGATTCAGGAGATCATGCAGATTGCCGGCGGAGTGGACGTTTACCGGGCTTCTGGCCCCAGGGGCGGCATGATGTTTCCGGCGGCCCCCGGCGTCATCCTGAAAAAGAGCCCGGAGGAGGGCAAAATCGTCGTGGATGCGGCGCGCCTGGCAGAGGTTGTGCTATATGACTAA
- a CDS encoding KH domain-containing protein — protein sequence MLELVEFLAKSLVEDPSAVRVSEKEEGDSVVIELNVAESDMGKVIGKQGRIAKAIRTVVKAASARTGKKYTVEIV from the coding sequence ATGTTGGAACTGGTAGAATTTTTGGCGAAATCCCTGGTGGAAGATCCTTCTGCGGTTCGCGTCAGCGAAAAGGAGGAGGGCGACAGCGTCGTCATCGAGCTGAATGTCGCGGAGAGCGATATGGGCAAGGTGATCGGCAAGCAGGGGCGCATCGCCAAGGCCATCCGCACAGTCGTCAAGGCGGCTTCGGCGCGGACGGGCAAAAAATACACTGTGGAGATCGTGTAG
- the rpsP gene encoding 30S ribosomal protein S16: MAVKIRFKRMGAKKNPFYRIVVADSRSPRDGRFIEELGYYNPMNKELKLDNDKAAEWVKKGAQPTDTVRALLKKNGAIQ; this comes from the coding sequence ATGGCAGTAAAGATTAGATTTAAGAGAATGGGCGCAAAGAAGAATCCGTTCTACCGCATTGTTGTGGCAGACAGCAGAAGCCCCAGAGACGGCCGCTTCATCGAGGAGCTGGGCTACTACAACCCCATGAACAAAGAGCTCAAGCTGGACAATGACAAGGCGGCAGAGTGGGTGAAGAAGGGCGCTCAGCCCACGGATACCGTTCGCGCGCTGCTCAAGAAAAACGGCGCGATTCAGTAA
- the ffh gene encoding signal recognition particle protein: protein MAFEGLAEKLQNVFDKLTRRGKLSEADIKAAMREVKLALLEADVNFLVVKKFVKAVSEKAVGSQVLESLTPGQQVIKIVRDELVSLLGGQISEVKFAPAPPTVILMAGLQGAGKTTMCGKLGLHFKKLGKKPMLVACDIYRPAAIDQLKVVGGQAEVPVFEMGQQNPSKIYKEALKECKNKGCDILIVDTAGRLHIDEQMMSELTELRKTANPTEVLLVIDAMTGQDAVNAAKAFNEQVELTGVILTKTDGDTRGGAALSVKDVTGKPIKFVGTGEKLTDLEPFYPDRMASRILGMGDVMSLIEKAEQNFDEKQARELEQKIRSQKLNLNDFLEQMRQVSKMGSMEDILGMLPGGSKLAGASIDEKQLKRTEAIITSMTNAEREEPSIINGSRRKRIAAGSGTSVQDVNRLLNQFEQMKKMMKMMTGKGKKRRKGMMGLPF from the coding sequence GTGGCATTTGAAGGGCTGGCAGAAAAACTTCAAAATGTTTTCGATAAACTGACGCGCCGAGGAAAGCTTTCTGAGGCGGATATTAAGGCGGCCATGCGGGAAGTCAAGCTGGCGCTTTTGGAGGCGGATGTCAACTTCCTGGTCGTCAAAAAATTCGTCAAGGCGGTTTCGGAAAAGGCCGTGGGCAGCCAGGTTCTGGAGAGCCTGACGCCAGGGCAGCAGGTGATCAAAATCGTCCGCGACGAGCTGGTGAGCCTGCTGGGCGGGCAGATTTCCGAAGTGAAATTCGCGCCTGCACCGCCGACGGTGATCTTGATGGCCGGCCTTCAGGGCGCGGGCAAGACGACCATGTGCGGCAAGCTTGGCCTGCATTTTAAGAAGCTGGGCAAAAAGCCGATGCTGGTGGCATGCGATATATACAGGCCGGCGGCCATCGATCAGCTCAAAGTTGTGGGCGGGCAGGCGGAAGTTCCGGTATTTGAGATGGGGCAGCAAAACCCATCCAAGATTTACAAAGAAGCGCTGAAGGAATGCAAAAATAAAGGCTGCGATATTCTGATCGTGGATACGGCAGGGCGGCTGCACATCGATGAGCAGATGATGAGCGAGCTGACCGAGCTGCGGAAAACGGCGAACCCGACGGAGGTTTTGCTGGTGATCGATGCGATGACGGGGCAAGACGCCGTCAACGCGGCAAAGGCCTTTAATGAGCAGGTGGAGCTGACGGGCGTGATCCTGACAAAAACGGACGGCGACACCCGGGGCGGTGCGGCGCTGTCGGTCAAAGACGTTACGGGAAAGCCCATCAAGTTTGTGGGCACAGGCGAGAAGCTGACGGATTTGGAGCCGTTCTACCCGGATCGCATGGCCAGCCGCATTTTGGGCATGGGTGACGTGATGAGCCTCATCGAAAAGGCAGAGCAGAATTTCGATGAAAAGCAGGCCCGGGAGCTGGAGCAGAAGATCCGCTCGCAGAAGCTGAATCTGAACGATTTTCTGGAGCAGATGCGGCAGGTTTCCAAGATGGGCTCAATGGAGGATATTTTGGGTATGCTGCCTGGGGGCAGCAAGCTGGCAGGCGCCAGCATCGATGAGAAGCAGTTAAAGCGCACGGAAGCCATCATCACTTCCATGACCAACGCCGAGCGGGAAGAGCCGTCCATCATCAACGGCAGCCGCAGAAAGCGCATTGCCGCCGGCAGCGGCACCAGCGTGCAGGACGTCAACCGGCTGCTTAACCAGTTTGAGCAGATGAAAAAGATGATGAAGATGATGACGGGCAAAGGCAAGAAGCGCAGAAAAGGCATGATGGGCCTGCCGTTTTAG
- the ylxM gene encoding YlxM family DNA-binding protein: MIELKKEVTPSLLLDFYGQTLTGKQREVMELYYNEDLSLSEIAENQRISRQAALDSIRRAEKHLEQMEQKLGMLEKYRVCMAAAQEMERLAKGAQSERQLLEQVEHIRAVWGDS; the protein is encoded by the coding sequence ATGATAGAGTTGAAAAAGGAAGTAACGCCTTCCCTGCTGCTGGATTTTTACGGACAGACGCTGACGGGCAAGCAGAGGGAAGTGATGGAGCTATATTATAACGAAGATCTTTCTCTCTCGGAAATTGCGGAGAACCAGAGGATTTCCCGCCAGGCAGCGCTGGACAGCATCCGAAGGGCGGAAAAGCATCTGGAGCAGATGGAACAGAAGCTGGGGATGCTGGAGAAATATCGGGTTTGCATGGCGGCGGCGCAGGAAATGGAACGCCTGGCAAAGGGCGCTCAGAGTGAGCGGCAGCTGCTGGAGCAAGTGGAACACATCCGAGCGGTATGGGGGGATAGCTAG
- the ftsY gene encoding signal recognition particle-docking protein FtsY has protein sequence MGFFEKLKQGLEKTRAGFSEKISGVLSAFTRVDEDLLEELEEALILCDMGVETAMAAIGSLREKIKQERIKEPEQVREALGEIIEQLVRFDMPEERFPKVILVVGVNGVGKTTSIGKIANVYKGQGKSVLLSAADTFRAAASEQLSIWAERVGVPIVKYGEGADPAAVVYDSLDSAKAHGTDVVICDTAGRLHNKKNLMNELNKIDRVISQQYPEASRETLLVLDATTGQNAIAQAKEFSSVVHVDGLILTKLDGTAKGGVVCAIKQELGIPVRYIGVGEGIDDLQVFDPKEFARALVD, from the coding sequence ATGGGCTTTTTTGAGAAATTGAAACAGGGGCTGGAAAAGACGAGAGCGGGATTTTCTGAAAAAATTTCGGGCGTGCTTTCGGCCTTTACCCGGGTGGACGAGGATTTGCTGGAAGAGCTGGAGGAAGCGCTGATTCTCTGCGATATGGGCGTGGAGACGGCGATGGCTGCCATTGGTTCCCTGCGGGAGAAAATCAAGCAGGAGCGCATCAAGGAGCCGGAGCAGGTGCGGGAGGCGCTGGGGGAGATCATCGAACAGCTGGTGCGCTTTGATATGCCAGAAGAGCGCTTTCCCAAGGTGATTCTGGTGGTGGGCGTCAACGGCGTGGGCAAGACGACCTCCATCGGCAAGATCGCAAACGTCTATAAGGGGCAGGGCAAAAGCGTGCTGCTCTCGGCGGCGGATACTTTCCGGGCGGCGGCCAGCGAACAGCTGAGCATCTGGGCCGAGCGCGTGGGCGTGCCTATCGTCAAATACGGGGAAGGGGCAGACCCGGCTGCGGTGGTATATGATTCGCTGGATTCGGCAAAAGCGCACGGCACGGACGTCGTCATCTGCGACACGGCGGGGCGGCTGCACAATAAGAAGAACCTGATGAACGAGCTGAACAAGATCGACCGGGTAATCTCTCAGCAGTACCCGGAGGCCAGCCGGGAGACGCTGTTGGTGCTGGACGCGACTACGGGGCAAAACGCCATCGCGCAGGCCAAGGAGTTTTCCAGCGTCGTGCATGTGGATGGGCTGATCCTCACAAAGCTGGACGGTACGGCCAAGGGCGGCGTTGTCTGCGCGATTAAGCAGGAGCTGGGCATTCCGGTGCGCTATATCGGCGTGGGCGAGGGTATCGACGATTTACAGGTTTTTGACCCGAAGGAATTTGCCAGAGCGCTGGTCGACTGA
- the smc gene encoding chromosome segregation protein SMC gives MRLTKIEINGFKSFEKKTELFINRGITGIVGPNGSGKSNIADAIRWVLGEQSSKNLRGTKMEDVIFNGTQNRPKKAFCEVYLSFDNEDGRIASDYSEITIGRKMFRSGESEYYLNGNSVRLKDILEIIRDTGIGKEGYSIVGQGRIDEILSSKPVARRKVFEEAAGVMKFRTRKEESEHKLERTQENLTRVEDILGELSGQIGPLQEQAEKTKTYLELFERQKFLDMNLYAQNYERIQKRVQKLSEELAELEAAIEAEQSGFGSSAMETEELSGRLEQLEQEVAQAREELSGLGAEAERMAGERNLLAERMMAVDRELGRLEEERAARLAQAEELAGQVEELQEQQGSILEQMRGVDAALAEALAQKAEQEDKQGRKNRRREELRQRQFSLLAETAEKQSELSALEMKEENFASRTQEAQEQQAEKREQEEALRRRLEEQKAAQAKRQEQSAAIMGQINENRVLTGSCRQKEKQLEEALGKAKAAENDARSRKAMLEGLKAEYEGYSQGVRNLMRAAKREKSMQGALLGTLAELIEVPEQYEAAVEAVLGGALQNVVVPGEQEAKMAIALLRREHLGRVTFLPLAALRVNHLNPKEKQALGAEVILMADQAVRAKGEAKRAVEFLLARTAIVKDMDDAVVLARRAGYSFRIVTLQGDIVNPGGVMTGGSVQKKQFGLLSRERDIEKLGVLLKQKAEQAAEAGRALQNCREQAADLQQKEQALLGKLKEQEIAAAEQRSETAALEQQLAGVRAEIAELEGRLSGASQESEENRKKITELSAYLEELAARALAVRQEGEQLDQEQDTISAGLDEQISKMRIARAEAAKDSQALSERMERMEAEIAALEARAEAKRKSCEEQASAKSALLREAERAESLEKNAQKQMQERKESIEAQEQTRAIMKEELGRRQKHNSEFQLRQTELIDHKYKVESQLERSKLTLETAGDKIWEEYGLTYADAQPMRAEIGFQEASREAQQIRGRIRELGTINPNAIEDYARVSERFTELTAQKEDLEKAQADLHQVIAEIVSGMRTTFREKFDQISKSFQEIFQILFGGGRAQLSLEDGDIMECGIEVSAEPPGKKLQHISLLSGGERALTAIALLFAMIKINPSPVCLLDEIDAPLDEANVVRLCDYVQTLQQQSQFLVITHRKPTMAMCSSLYGITMEEKGVSKIVSVKIDE, from the coding sequence GTGCGTTTAACAAAAATCGAAATCAACGGCTTTAAATCCTTTGAGAAGAAAACCGAACTTTTTATTAATAGAGGCATTACGGGCATCGTCGGCCCGAACGGCAGCGGCAAGAGCAACATTGCCGACGCCATTCGCTGGGTGCTGGGCGAGCAGAGCAGCAAAAACCTTCGGGGCACCAAGATGGAGGACGTCATTTTCAACGGCACGCAGAACCGCCCCAAAAAGGCGTTTTGCGAGGTCTACCTTTCCTTTGACAATGAAGACGGCCGCATTGCCAGCGATTACAGCGAAATTACCATTGGCAGAAAGATGTTTCGCTCGGGAGAGAGCGAATACTATCTGAACGGCAATAGCGTGCGCCTCAAGGATATTTTGGAGATCATCCGGGATACGGGCATCGGCAAAGAGGGGTATTCCATCGTGGGCCAGGGGCGCATCGACGAGATTCTATCCAGCAAGCCGGTTGCCAGGCGTAAGGTTTTTGAAGAGGCGGCGGGCGTCATGAAGTTCCGCACGCGCAAAGAGGAATCCGAGCACAAGCTGGAGCGGACGCAGGAGAATTTGACCCGGGTTGAGGATATTTTGGGCGAGCTTTCCGGCCAGATTGGGCCATTGCAGGAGCAGGCGGAGAAGACAAAGACGTATTTGGAGCTTTTCGAGCGGCAGAAGTTTTTGGACATGAACTTATATGCCCAAAACTATGAGCGCATCCAAAAGCGCGTGCAAAAGCTTTCGGAAGAGCTGGCCGAGCTGGAAGCGGCCATCGAGGCAGAGCAGAGCGGCTTTGGCAGCAGCGCCATGGAGACGGAAGAGCTGAGCGGGCGCCTGGAACAGCTGGAGCAGGAAGTGGCGCAGGCGCGGGAAGAGCTCTCCGGCCTGGGCGCAGAGGCCGAGCGCATGGCCGGGGAGAGAAACCTGCTGGCCGAGCGCATGATGGCCGTGGATCGAGAGCTGGGCCGCCTGGAAGAGGAACGGGCAGCCAGGCTTGCGCAGGCGGAAGAGCTGGCTGGGCAAGTGGAAGAACTGCAGGAACAGCAGGGAAGTATTTTAGAGCAGATGCGGGGCGTGGACGCGGCGCTGGCCGAGGCTCTGGCCCAAAAGGCCGAGCAGGAGGACAAGCAGGGGCGCAAGAACCGCAGGAGAGAGGAGCTGCGCCAGCGGCAGTTCAGCCTGCTGGCTGAGACAGCGGAAAAACAGAGCGAGCTTTCGGCCCTGGAGATGAAGGAGGAGAACTTTGCCTCCCGCACACAGGAAGCGCAGGAGCAGCAGGCGGAAAAGAGGGAGCAGGAAGAGGCGCTCCGCCGCCGCCTGGAGGAGCAGAAAGCGGCGCAGGCAAAAAGGCAGGAGCAAAGCGCCGCAATCATGGGGCAGATCAACGAAAACAGGGTTTTGACCGGAAGCTGCCGCCAGAAGGAAAAACAGCTGGAAGAGGCGCTGGGCAAGGCCAAAGCGGCAGAAAACGACGCGCGCAGCCGCAAGGCCATGCTGGAAGGGCTGAAGGCGGAATACGAGGGGTATTCCCAGGGCGTGCGCAATTTGATGCGGGCGGCCAAACGCGAAAAGAGCATGCAAGGGGCGCTTTTGGGCACGCTGGCCGAGCTGATCGAGGTGCCCGAGCAATATGAGGCGGCGGTGGAGGCGGTGCTGGGCGGCGCACTGCAAAACGTGGTTGTGCCGGGGGAGCAGGAGGCCAAGATGGCCATCGCACTTTTGCGCAGGGAGCATCTGGGCCGGGTAACTTTTTTGCCGCTGGCGGCGCTGCGCGTCAACCACCTAAATCCCAAAGAAAAGCAGGCGCTGGGCGCGGAAGTCATCCTGATGGCGGATCAGGCGGTCCGGGCCAAGGGGGAGGCCAAGCGGGCGGTGGAGTTTTTGCTGGCGCGCACGGCCATCGTCAAGGATATGGACGATGCTGTCGTTTTGGCGCGGCGGGCGGGGTATTCCTTCCGGATTGTCACATTGCAGGGGGATATCGTCAACCCGGGCGGCGTGATGACGGGCGGCAGTGTGCAGAAAAAACAGTTCGGCTTGCTTTCCCGGGAGAGGGACATTGAAAAGCTGGGCGTTTTGCTGAAACAGAAGGCAGAGCAGGCGGCAGAAGCTGGGCGGGCACTGCAGAATTGCAGGGAGCAGGCCGCGGATTTGCAGCAGAAGGAACAGGCGCTGCTGGGCAAGCTCAAGGAGCAGGAAATTGCCGCGGCGGAACAGCGCAGCGAGACGGCCGCCCTGGAACAGCAATTAGCCGGGGTTCGGGCAGAGATTGCAGAGCTGGAGGGCAGGCTATCCGGCGCATCGCAGGAGAGCGAAGAGAATAGAAAGAAGATAACAGAGCTTTCCGCATATCTGGAGGAGCTAGCGGCACGGGCGCTGGCAGTGCGCCAGGAAGGGGAGCAGCTGGATCAGGAGCAGGATACCATAAGCGCTGGGCTGGATGAGCAGATCAGCAAAATGCGCATCGCCCGGGCGGAGGCGGCCAAGGACAGCCAGGCGCTTTCCGAGCGCATGGAGCGCATGGAGGCGGAGATTGCGGCTCTGGAAGCCCGGGCAGAGGCCAAGAGAAAAAGCTGTGAGGAGCAGGCTTCGGCCAAGAGCGCGCTGCTGCGGGAGGCCGAGCGGGCAGAAAGCTTGGAGAAAAATGCGCAAAAGCAGATGCAGGAGAGAAAGGAGAGCATCGAGGCACAGGAGCAGACGCGCGCCATCATGAAAGAGGAGCTGGGCCGCAGGCAAAAGCATAACTCGGAATTTCAGCTGCGCCAGACAGAGCTCATCGACCACAAATACAAGGTGGAGAGCCAGTTAGAGCGCTCCAAACTGACGTTGGAGACAGCGGGAGACAAGATCTGGGAAGAATATGGCCTGACATACGCAGATGCACAGCCCATGCGCGCAGAGATCGGCTTTCAGGAGGCCAGCCGGGAGGCACAGCAGATACGCGGCAGGATTCGCGAGCTTGGGACGATCAATCCCAATGCTATTGAGGATTATGCGCGGGTTTCCGAGCGGTTTACCGAGCTGACAGCGCAAAAAGAAGATCTGGAAAAAGCGCAGGCCGATTTGCATCAGGTGATCGCGGAGATCGTCTCTGGAATGCGCACGACTTTCCGGGAGAAATTCGATCAGATCAGCAAGAGTTTTCAGGAGATTTTCCAGATTCTGTTCGGCGGCGGCAGAGCCCAGCTTTCGCTGGAGGACGGCGATATTATGGAATGCGGCATTGAAGTGAGCGCAGAGCCGCCGGGCAAGAAACTGCAGCATATTTCGCTGCTCTCGGGCGGCGAGCGGGCGCTGACGGCCATTGCGCTGCTGTTTGCCATGATCAAAATCAACCCGTCGCCGGTTTGCCTGCTGGACGAGATCGACGCGCCGCTGGATGAGGCGAACGTCGTGCGGCTTTGCGATTATGTACAGACGCTTCAGCAGCAGTCGCAGTTTTTGGTGATCACGCACCGAAAGCCGACGATGGCAATGTGTTCCTCGCTTTACGGCATAACCATGGAGGAAAAGGGCGTCTCGAAGATTGTATCGGTCAAGATAGACGAATAG
- the trxA gene encoding thioredoxin, with amino-acid sequence MSVVTVTSENFQKEVLQAELAVVDFWASWCGPCKMFGPIFEEVAEQMEGVTFAKLNVDDVPDLASQFKVMSIPTVIFFKNGQAVRKSLGVISAAELKEMIEAAKA; translated from the coding sequence ATGAGCGTTGTAACAGTAACTTCTGAAAATTTCCAAAAGGAAGTTTTGCAGGCAGAGCTGGCGGTTGTAGATTTTTGGGCTTCCTGGTGCGGCCCTTGCAAGATGTTTGGCCCGATTTTTGAAGAGGTCGCGGAGCAGATGGAGGGCGTTACCTTCGCGAAGCTGAATGTGGACGATGTGCCGGATTTGGCCAGCCAGTTTAAGGTGATGTCTATTCCGACAGTTATCTTCTTTAAAAATGGGCAGGCAGTGCGCAAGAGCCTGGGCGTCATCTCGGCGGCGGAGCTCAAAGAGATGATCGAAGCTGCAAAAGCATAG
- the aspS gene encoding aspartate--tRNA ligase: MGEKLSGWKRSGMCGEFSEKDIGRSVTLMGWVNSRRNLGGLIFVWLRDRSGVIQLVFDEAAKKDYFEDAESLRSEYVIAVKGEIIARTPENYNDDLPTGRIEVRVEELKILSTALTPPFEIEENSKVKEELRLKYRYLDLRRPDMQRNLMLRSQIAMSTRQYLFEQGFLEIETPILQKSTPEGARDYLVPSRVHHGKFYALPQSPQIFKQLLMVSGMDKYYQIAKCFRDEDLRADRQPEFTQVDMELSFVEEEDIIAVNEGLFQKVFKDTLGIDIPLPLPRLTWQQAMDRYGSDKPDTRFGMELTDLSDIAKDCGFKVFAEAVKNGGSVRAIKAEQAGLSRKEIDALGEFVKTYGAKGLAWMNLKAEGLNSPIAKFLSEQEIAAVLERMQAKTGDVLFFVADANKTVYAALGALRLELAKRLNLIPENQWNLLWVTEFPQFEYSEEEGRLVAMHHPFTSPMDEDLELLETAPEKVRAKAYDIVLNGTELGGGSIRIHDSALQERMFRALGFTKEQAWERFGFMMQAFQYGTPPHGGLAYGLDRLAMLLSGSQSLRDVIAFPKVQNASDLMCEAPDLVDEKQLADLGIAVLPEEE; encoded by the coding sequence ATGGGAGAGAAATTAAGCGGCTGGAAACGCTCGGGCATGTGCGGAGAGTTTTCCGAAAAAGATATTGGAAGAAGCGTTACGCTGATGGGCTGGGTCAATAGCCGGCGCAACCTGGGAGGGTTGATTTTCGTCTGGCTGCGGGACAGGAGCGGCGTCATTCAGCTGGTTTTCGACGAGGCGGCGAAGAAGGATTATTTTGAGGACGCAGAAAGCCTGCGCAGTGAATATGTCATCGCGGTAAAGGGTGAAATCATCGCCAGAACGCCGGAAAACTACAACGACGATTTGCCCACGGGCAGGATTGAAGTGCGGGTAGAGGAGCTGAAAATTCTCTCTACGGCGCTGACGCCGCCCTTCGAGATCGAGGAAAATTCCAAGGTCAAAGAGGAACTGCGGCTCAAATACCGTTATCTGGATCTGCGCCGCCCGGATATGCAGCGCAACCTGATGCTCAGAAGCCAGATTGCCATGTCGACGCGGCAATACCTCTTTGAGCAGGGCTTTTTGGAAATTGAGACGCCCATTCTGCAAAAGAGCACGCCCGAAGGCGCCCGGGACTACCTGGTTCCATCCAGAGTGCACCACGGCAAATTCTATGCCCTGCCCCAATCCCCGCAGATTTTCAAGCAGCTTTTGATGGTTTCGGGCATGGATAAATACTACCAGATCGCCAAGTGTTTCCGGGATGAGGATCTGCGCGCAGACCGGCAGCCGGAGTTTACGCAGGTGGATATGGAGCTGTCCTTTGTGGAGGAAGAGGATATCATCGCCGTCAACGAAGGGCTGTTCCAGAAAGTGTTCAAGGATACGCTGGGCATCGATATTCCGCTGCCGCTTCCGCGGCTGACCTGGCAGCAGGCGATGGACCGCTATGGCAGCGATAAGCCGGATACCCGGTTTGGCATGGAGCTGACGGATTTGAGCGATATCGCCAAAGACTGCGGCTTTAAGGTGTTTGCAGAGGCGGTGAAAAACGGCGGGAGCGTCCGGGCAATCAAGGCGGAGCAGGCGGGTCTTTCCAGAAAAGAGATCGACGCGCTGGGTGAGTTCGTCAAGACATACGGCGCGAAGGGCCTGGCCTGGATGAACCTGAAGGCAGAGGGGCTGAATTCGCCCATCGCAAAATTCCTTTCCGAGCAGGAAATTGCGGCAGTTTTGGAGCGGATGCAGGCCAAGACGGGAGACGTGCTCTTCTTTGTCGCGGATGCGAACAAGACCGTTTATGCGGCGCTGGGCGCACTGCGGCTGGAGCTGGCAAAGCGGTTGAACCTGATTCCCGAAAACCAGTGGAATCTGCTTTGGGTAACGGAGTTCCCGCAGTTTGAATACAGCGAGGAAGAGGGGCGGCTTGTGGCAATGCACCATCCCTTCACTTCGCCCATGGACGAAGATTTGGAGCTTTTGGAGACTGCGCCTGAAAAAGTGCGGGCAAAGGCATACGATATTGTGCTGAATGGCACGGAACTGGGCGGCGGCAGCATCCGGATCCACGATTCGGCTTTGCAGGAGCGCATGTTCCGGGCGCTGGGATTCACCAAGGAGCAGGCCTGGGAGCGCTTTGGCTTTATGATGCAGGCTTTCCAGTATGGCACGCCGCCGCACGGCGGGCTGGCTTACGGCCTGGATCGGCTGGCGATGCTGCTCTCGGGCAGCCAGAGCCTGAGGGATGTGATCGCATTCCCGAAGGTGCAGAACGCATCGGATCTGATGTGCGAGGCGCCGGATCTGGTGGATGAAAAACAGCTGGCGGATCTTGGCATTGCAGTTTTGCCGGAAGAGGAATAA
- the hisS gene encoding histidine--tRNA ligase encodes MKIQAPKGTRDLIPQESYQWQYIEGKLREITARFNIREVRTPIFEHTELFLRGVGDTTDIVQKEMYTFEDRGGRSITLRPEGTAGAVRSFIEHGLCDGPQPTKMCYIAAPVFRYEKPQAGRLRQHHQFGIEIFGAKSATADAEAILLAYTVLNTLGVHNLSLNINSIGCPECRPKYSEALKAYYRDRRGDLCPTCLERLERNPLRLLDCKEEKCQKIAQNAPKMVDYLCEDCQQHFDQLQGYLTDAGVEFKINPYIVRGLDYYTKTVFEIISSEIGAQGTVCGGGRYDGLVEEIGGPQMCGVGFGMGMERLLLVMEAAGVRIPQPKALRVFLCTMGEDARRKGFALMGQLRSQGISADMDHNARSLKAQMKYANKLGADYVALLGEDELARGCCKLRDMKGSEEREVPLSNLAETLR; translated from the coding sequence GTGAAAATTCAGGCGCCTAAGGGGACGAGAGATCTGATTCCCCAAGAGAGCTATCAATGGCAATATATCGAAGGAAAACTGCGGGAGATCACCGCGAGATTCAATATCCGGGAGGTGCGCACGCCGATTTTTGAGCACACCGAGCTGTTTTTGCGCGGCGTGGGCGACACGACGGATATCGTCCAGAAGGAGATGTATACCTTCGAGGACCGCGGCGGCAGATCCATCACGCTGCGCCCGGAGGGAACGGCGGGGGCAGTGCGCTCCTTTATCGAGCATGGGCTTTGCGACGGCCCGCAGCCGACCAAGATGTGCTACATTGCTGCGCCGGTTTTCCGGTATGAAAAGCCCCAGGCCGGGCGGCTGCGCCAGCACCACCAGTTTGGCATCGAGATTTTCGGCGCCAAGAGCGCAACGGCGGATGCAGAGGCGATTCTGCTGGCCTATACCGTGCTCAATACGCTGGGCGTGCATAATCTTTCGCTCAATATCAACTCCATCGGATGCCCGGAGTGCCGGCCCAAATACAGCGAGGCGCTCAAGGCGTATTACCGAGATAGAAGGGGCGATCTCTGCCCCACTTGCCTGGAACGGCTCGAGCGGAACCCTTTGCGCCTGCTGGACTGCAAAGAGGAGAAGTGCCAGAAGATCGCCCAGAATGCTCCCAAAATGGTGGATTATCTCTGCGAAGATTGCCAGCAGCATTTTGACCAGCTGCAGGGATATCTCACGGATGCGGGAGTGGAATTTAAGATTAACCCTTATATCGTCCGCGGGCTGGATTACTACACCAAGACGGTTTTCGAGATCATCTCTTCCGAGATTGGCGCCCAGGGAACGGTTTGCGGCGGCGGCCGCTACGACGGCCTGGTAGAGGAGATTGGCGGGCCGCAGATGTGCGGCGTGGGCTTTGGCATGGGCATGGAGCGCCTGCTTCTGGTTATGGAGGCGGCGGGCGTGCGGATTCCGCAGCCCAAAGCGCTTCGGGTTTTCCTCTGCACCATGGGAGAGGATGCGCGGCGCAAGGGCTTTGCACTCATGGGGCAGCTGCGCAGCCAGGGCATCTCGGCGGATATGGATCATAACGCGCGCAGCCTAAAGGCGCAGATGAAATATGCCAACAAGCTTGGTGCAGACTATGTTGCGCTTCTGGGAGAGGACGAGCTGGCCCGGGGATGCTGCAAGCTGCGGGATATGAAGGGAAGCGAGGAGAGGGAGGTTCCGCTCAGCAATTTGGCTGAAACGTTGAGGTAA